One window of Salmo salar chromosome ssa11, Ssal_v3.1, whole genome shotgun sequence genomic DNA carries:
- the LOC106561892 gene encoding glycoprotein endo-alpha-1,2-mannosidase isoform X1, with product MARFRRKSFSTFIGLVLLIFIVTVVLKSFTPEYSPFGSIFGLELFPNIKGPGKNDIQMLSNIDSVGAEALTKMNDIDSERVKNVEAALRQFPAPNYNIHAFYYTWYGNTQFDGKYIHWDHPLLPHWDSKVAAGYPRGRHSPPDDIGANFYPALGAYSSRDPSVIEAHMKQLRAGAIGVLAVSWYPPGMKDENGEPTDDIVPLILEAAHAYHVKVAFHIEPYKGRDEISMFNNVKYIIEKYGEHPAFYRHRTNTGKFLPLFYVYDSYLLNSEQWAKLLKHTKSSSIRDTPYDGIFIALLVEEKHKRDIVTAGFDGVYTYFATNGFSYGSTQRNWESIKTFCEDNNLLFIPSVGPGYIDTSIRPWNFQNTRNRINGKYYEMALSAALEAGADIISITSFNEWHEGTQIEMAIPKTSQTVYLDYLPHKPVVYLEVTRKWAAIFSNERKRWLE from the exons ATGGCAAGGTTTAGACGCAAATCTTTCTCCACATTTATTGGTTTGGTGTTGCTCATATTCATAGTAACAGTTGTTTTAAAGTCTTTTACACCAGAATATTCTCCATTTGGAAGCATCTTTGGTCTCGAATTGTTCCCTAATATCAAAGGACCTGGAAAAAATGACATTCAAATGCTTAGTAATATTGACAGTGTCGGTGCTGAAGCATTGACCAAAATGAATGACATAGACTCTGAGAGGGTCAAGAACGTAGAGGCTGCCCTCAGGCAATTCCCTGCTCCAAACTACAATATTCATGCCTTTTACTACACATGGTATGGAAACACACAGTTTGATGGAAAGTACATTCACTGGGACCACCCTCTTCTGCCACACTGGGATTCAAAGGTGGCAGCAGGATACCCAAGAGGGAGACACAGCCCACCAGATGACATTGGGGCCAACTTCTATCCTGCTTTAGGAGCTTATAGTTCCAGGGACCCTTCTGTTATTGAAGCTCACATGAAGCAACTGCGAGCAGGAGCTATTG GTGTTCTTGCTGTTTCCTGGTATCCACCTGGCATGAAGGATGAAAACGGTGAGCCAACAGATGACATTGTGCCTTTGATACTGGAGGCGGCACATGCATATCATGTAAAG GTTGCTTTTCACATTGAACCATACAAAGGAAGAGATGAAATAAGTATGTTTAACAATGTCAAGTACATCATAGAGAA ATATGGTGAGCACCCTGCATTCTACAGGCATAGAACAAACACTGGCAAGTTTCTTCCTCTATTCTACGTCTACGATTCCTATCTACTCAACTCAGAACAGTGGGCAAAACTCCTTAAACACACCAAAAGCAGTAGCATTAGAGATACTCCCTATGATGGTATCTTCATAGCCCTTCTTGTTGAAGAGAAACACAAGAGGGATATCGTCACGGCAGGTTTCGACGGAGTCTACACTTACTTTGCCACTAATGGGTTTTCCTATGGCTCCACTCAACGCAATTGGGAGTCCATTAAAACATTCTGTGAAGACAACAACCTGTTGTTCATTCCGAGTGTGGGGCCAGGTTATATTGACACCAGTATTAGGCCTTGGAATTTCCAGAATACACGCAACCGCATTAACGGGAAGTACTATGAAATGGCCCTGAGTGCAGCCCTAGAAGCAGGTGCTGATATTATATCTATAACATCATTTAATGAATGGCATGAGGGAACCCAGATTGAGATGGCAATTCCAAAAACAAGCCAGACTGTGTATCTAGACTACTTACCACACAAGCCTGTTGTCTATTTAGAGGTAACTCGCAAATGGGCAGCAATATTTAGCAATGAAAGGAAGAGATGGCTAGAATAA
- the LOC106561892 gene encoding glycoprotein endo-alpha-1,2-mannosidase isoform X2: MKQLRAGAIGVLAVSWYPPGMKDENGEPTDDIVPLILEAAHAYHVKVAFHIEPYKGRDEISMFNNVKYIIEKYGEHPAFYRHRTNTGKFLPLFYVYDSYLLNSEQWAKLLKHTKSSSIRDTPYDGIFIALLVEEKHKRDIVTAGFDGVYTYFATNGFSYGSTQRNWESIKTFCEDNNLLFIPSVGPGYIDTSIRPWNFQNTRNRINGKYYEMALSAALEAGADIISITSFNEWHEGTQIEMAIPKTSQTVYLDYLPHKPVVYLEVTRKWAAIFSNERKRWLE, from the exons ATGAAGCAACTGCGAGCAGGAGCTATTG GTGTTCTTGCTGTTTCCTGGTATCCACCTGGCATGAAGGATGAAAACGGTGAGCCAACAGATGACATTGTGCCTTTGATACTGGAGGCGGCACATGCATATCATGTAAAG GTTGCTTTTCACATTGAACCATACAAAGGAAGAGATGAAATAAGTATGTTTAACAATGTCAAGTACATCATAGAGAA ATATGGTGAGCACCCTGCATTCTACAGGCATAGAACAAACACTGGCAAGTTTCTTCCTCTATTCTACGTCTACGATTCCTATCTACTCAACTCAGAACAGTGGGCAAAACTCCTTAAACACACCAAAAGCAGTAGCATTAGAGATACTCCCTATGATGGTATCTTCATAGCCCTTCTTGTTGAAGAGAAACACAAGAGGGATATCGTCACGGCAGGTTTCGACGGAGTCTACACTTACTTTGCCACTAATGGGTTTTCCTATGGCTCCACTCAACGCAATTGGGAGTCCATTAAAACATTCTGTGAAGACAACAACCTGTTGTTCATTCCGAGTGTGGGGCCAGGTTATATTGACACCAGTATTAGGCCTTGGAATTTCCAGAATACACGCAACCGCATTAACGGGAAGTACTATGAAATGGCCCTGAGTGCAGCCCTAGAAGCAGGTGCTGATATTATATCTATAACATCATTTAATGAATGGCATGAGGGAACCCAGATTGAGATGGCAATTCCAAAAACAAGCCAGACTGTGTATCTAGACTACTTACCACACAAGCCTGTTGTCTATTTAGAGGTAACTCGCAAATGGGCAGCAATATTTAGCAATGAAAGGAAGAGATGGCTAGAATAA
- the LOC106561893 gene encoding 4-galactosyl-N-acetylglucosaminide 3-alpha-L-fucosyltransferase 9, producing the protein MPSAPFHRILRPLLLGTFLLGCFVTLFLMYFKPSTSWLSGPVESTASTIRVKNLFSAKSDKNLTTVLVWLWPFGQTYDLGVCSSLFNIEGCFITADRNLYNKSDGVVIHHRDICTDLSNLPPLQRPSFQKWIWMNLESPSHSSQLPGIENLFNLTLNYRQDADIEVPYGSIVTAQGDEDFVPPSKSKLICWIVSNWNPDHVRVKYYNELYKHIEVRAYGQAFGEYIADQDYFPTIASCKFYLAFENSIHKDYITEKLYNPLSVGTVPVVLGPPRQNYENFVQGDAFIHVDDFTSPKELADYLLLLDKNEEMYLRYFEWRRHFKVKKAYFWAEHTCVACDYLRRHKEYKAFNNLDKWYWGGTP; encoded by the coding sequence ATGCCATCTGCACCTTTCCACAGAATTCTACGACCCCTTCTACTTGGCACCTTCCTACTGGGCTGTTTTGTGACTCTGTTTTTGATGTACTTTAAACCATCCACTAGCTGGCTATCAGGTCCTGTAGAGTCAACAGCATCCACTATCCGAGTTAAAAACCTCTTCTCCGCCAAGAGTGACAAAAACTTGACCACTGTACTCGTCTGGCTCTGGCCCTTTGGACAGACCTATGACCTGGGTGTCTGCAGCTCTCTGTTCAACATTGAAGGCTGTTTCATCACAGCAGATCGGAACCTATATAATAAGTCAGATGGGGTCGTCATACATCACAGGGATATCTGTACTGATCTCTCCAACCTGCCCCCCCTTCAGCGTCCCTCCTTCCAAAAGTGGATATGGATGAATCTAGAGTCACCGTCTCACTCCTCTCAGCTGCCCGGTATCGAAAACCTGTTCAATTTAACTCTGAACTATCGCCAGGATGCTGATATCGAAGTGCCTTATGGGTCGATCGTGACGGCCCAAGGGGACGAGGATTTTGTGCCTCCGAGCAAAAGCAAATTGATCTGCTGGATTGTCAGCAACTGGAACCCGGATCATGTGCGAGTGAAGTACTACAACGAGCTATACAAACACATTGAGGTTCGCGCCTACGGACAAGCCTTTGGGGAGTACATTGCGGATCAAGACTACTTTCCTACCATCGCCAGTTGTAAATTCTACTTGGCATTTGAGAACTCAATTCACAAAGACTACATCACAGAGAAACTGTATAACCCACTCTCTGTAGGGACGGTGCCTGTGGTTTTAGGCCCGCCAAGACAGAACTATGAGAACTTTGTCCAGGGGGATGCTTTTATCCATGTGGATGACTTCACCTCTCCCAAAGAGTTGGCTGACTATCTCCTGCTCTTGGACAAAAATGAGGAAATGTACCTCAGGTACTTTGAGTGGCGACGGCACTTTAAGGTGAAAAAGGCATACTTCTGGGCCGAACACACATGCGTCGCTTGTGATTATCTCAGAAGGCACAAAGAGTACAAGGCATTCAATAACCTCGATAAATGGTATTGGGGTGGAACGCCTTGA